A part of Tessaracoccus timonensis genomic DNA contains:
- a CDS encoding IS110 family transposase translates to MTIGLDVGKTEHHACALDPTGKKIFDKPLPQDETKLRALFTTLLDHGRVLLVVDQPNTIGALPVAVARDAGCEVAYLPGLAMRKAADLYPGRAKTDTKDAFIIADTARTMPHTLRQVDHNSETLSALKVLSGFDEDLAHECTRALNRLRSLLTQIPPAHERVFTGATLSSELALNLLIKYAGPTGLATAGKTRVLRYARTHRYRNPGQLIDRIFTALEEQTVTVPATRAVESIIPRIAAQVVELKTQRATVAQEVEAMLADFPLSKVLMSMPGIGIKTAAQILLAIGDGSSFATASHLAAYAGIAPITRRSGSSIRGEYPSRAGNKRLKNALFYSAWIASTRDPASKTYYQRKRAEGKRHNAAIICLARRRCNVIYAMLRDGTPYQPPTPSPNPKPVTLAA, encoded by the coding sequence ATCACCATTGGCCTGGACGTCGGCAAGACCGAGCACCACGCCTGCGCGCTCGATCCCACCGGGAAGAAGATCTTCGACAAACCCCTCCCACAAGACGAGACCAAACTCCGCGCACTGTTCACCACGCTACTCGACCACGGCCGAGTACTGCTGGTGGTCGATCAACCCAACACAATCGGCGCGCTCCCGGTCGCAGTCGCCCGTGACGCTGGCTGCGAGGTCGCCTACCTGCCCGGTCTGGCCATGCGCAAAGCCGCCGACCTCTATCCCGGCCGGGCAAAGACCGATACCAAAGACGCATTCATCATCGCTGACACCGCCCGTACCATGCCCCACACACTCCGGCAGGTCGATCACAACAGCGAAACTCTGTCCGCGTTGAAAGTCCTCTCCGGCTTCGACGAAGACCTCGCCCACGAATGCACCCGCGCGCTGAACCGGCTCCGTTCGCTGCTCACACAGATCCCCCCCGCCCACGAACGGGTCTTCACCGGCGCCACCCTCAGCAGCGAACTCGCGCTGAACCTGTTGATCAAATACGCCGGCCCCACCGGTCTCGCCACGGCCGGGAAGACCCGCGTCCTGCGCTACGCCCGGACCCACCGCTACCGGAATCCAGGCCAGCTCATCGACCGCATCTTCACCGCACTCGAGGAACAAACCGTGACCGTCCCCGCCACCCGCGCCGTCGAGAGCATCATCCCCCGCATCGCCGCGCAAGTCGTCGAGCTCAAGACCCAACGCGCCACCGTCGCACAAGAAGTCGAAGCCATGCTCGCCGACTTCCCTCTCTCCAAGGTCTTGATGAGCATGCCCGGGATCGGCATCAAGACCGCCGCACAGATCCTCCTCGCCATCGGCGACGGCTCCAGCTTCGCCACCGCCAGCCATCTCGCCGCCTACGCCGGCATCGCCCCTATCACCAGACGCTCCGGCTCCTCCATCCGCGGTGAATACCCATCCAGAGCAGGCAACAAACGCCTCAAGAACGCCCTCTTCTACTCCGCCTGGATCGCCTCCACCCGCGACCCCGCATCCAAGACCTACTACCAACGCAAACGTGCCGAAGGGAAACGCCACAACGCCGCCATCATCTGCCTCGCCCGCCGACGATGCAACGTCATCTACGCCATGCTCCGAGACGGCACCCCTTACCAACCACCAACACCCTCGCCCAACCCCAAACCCGTCACCCTCGCAGCTTGA
- a CDS encoding DUF3073 domain-containing protein encodes MGRGRAKAKQTRVARDLKYRSVETDFASLERELQGKPPVDEHDDIPDQYADLAAQYDDYVDDYDDEEEEERGA; translated from the coding sequence ATGGGGCGCGGCCGTGCAAAGGCAAAGCAGACGAGGGTCGCACGCGACCTGAAGTACCGTTCCGTCGAAACCGATTTCGCATCGCTGGAGCGCGAGCTCCAAGGGAAGCCTCCCGTCGACGAGCATGACGACATCCCCGATCAGTACGCAGACCTCGCGGCACAGTACGACGATTACGTCGACGACTACGACGACGAAGAAGAGGAAGAGCGCGGGGCATGA
- a CDS encoding cation diffusion facilitator family transporter, producing MGAGHTHAHGADLHRRKLWAALAITSTVVVAQLVGSIITGSLALLTDTVHVVVDASGLVLALSAATLMRRPADTSRTWGFRRAEVLAALAQATVLIVVGCYTAVEGMRRLFDPPQLHGPLVMAFGVVGLIANLASIAVLHSSRDANFNMRAAFLEVFNDALGSLGVIVAGILIATTGFQQADAIASLLIAALIVPRALIILRGTLRVLMEQTPEALDLDDVRAHLLALEQVKRVHDLHASTIATGLPIVTGHIVVDDECFHDGHAAEVVQAAQDCTARHFNIRHATFQVEPASAAAHPGHVCLDG from the coding sequence ATGGGTGCTGGACACACACATGCCCACGGGGCCGACTTGCATCGTCGGAAGCTTTGGGCAGCATTGGCGATCACGTCGACGGTCGTCGTCGCGCAATTGGTGGGGTCGATCATCACAGGCAGCCTCGCGCTGCTCACCGACACCGTGCACGTCGTCGTAGATGCGTCTGGACTCGTGCTCGCGCTCAGCGCTGCGACCCTCATGCGCAGGCCCGCCGATACGAGCCGAACGTGGGGTTTCCGCCGTGCCGAGGTGCTCGCCGCCCTCGCCCAAGCCACGGTGCTGATCGTCGTCGGGTGCTATACGGCGGTCGAAGGGATGCGACGCCTCTTCGATCCCCCACAGCTGCACGGCCCTCTCGTGATGGCCTTCGGCGTCGTCGGGCTGATCGCCAACCTCGCATCCATCGCGGTGCTGCATTCAAGCCGCGACGCCAACTTCAACATGCGCGCCGCCTTCCTGGAGGTATTCAACGACGCCCTCGGCTCGCTCGGCGTGATCGTCGCAGGCATCTTAATCGCCACGACGGGATTTCAGCAGGCCGACGCGATCGCGAGCCTGCTCATCGCAGCACTCATCGTTCCCCGCGCGTTGATCATCCTGCGCGGCACACTGCGGGTACTGATGGAACAGACCCCCGAGGCACTCGACCTCGACGATGTGCGAGCTCACCTCCTGGCGCTCGAACAGGTCAAGAGGGTCCATGATCTCCACGCCTCCACCATCGCCACCGGCCTGCCCATCGTCACCGGACACATCGTCGTCGACGACGAGTGCTTCCACGACGGCCACGCCGCCGAGGTCGTGCAGGCGGCACAGGACTGCACCGCGCGACATTTCAACATCCGCCACGCAACATTCCAGGTGGAGCCGGCCTCGGCTGCGGCGCACCCTGGGCATGTGTGTCTGGATGGCTGA
- a CDS encoding AEC family transporter — translation MTPVITGFGMIAFAIFVGWLLGRRGIVKPEDRFSLNKVAFYAASPALLFTVLAKADLAQIFSISLATHVAGVVIVCGGCLVVMRALGTRDVRQLMVASYCGVYSNANNIGLPIAVYVIGDGSQVAPLLVLQMVVLAPILMGVLDASGEDGLDLRRLLLQPVINPIVLGSALGVVFSAFSLPQPAWLMRPLELVGGAAVPLMLIAFGISLVGQKPLQPGTRRRDVLIATVAKTVVLPLVVYGLGRWVFGLDAQHLFAATVLATLPTAQNMYQYALRYESGEVIARDTVAVTTGLSLPISLAVSVLLRP, via the coding sequence ATGACGCCAGTCATCACCGGCTTCGGCATGATCGCGTTCGCGATCTTCGTCGGGTGGTTGTTAGGGCGACGGGGCATCGTCAAGCCGGAAGATCGCTTCTCGCTGAACAAGGTCGCGTTCTACGCGGCCAGCCCCGCGCTGCTGTTCACCGTGTTGGCGAAGGCCGATCTCGCCCAGATTTTCTCGATCTCCCTTGCGACGCATGTCGCCGGCGTGGTCATCGTGTGCGGCGGGTGTTTGGTTGTGATGCGCGCGCTGGGTACGCGTGACGTTCGGCAGCTGATGGTCGCCTCCTACTGCGGGGTGTACTCCAACGCCAACAACATTGGCCTGCCCATTGCCGTGTACGTGATTGGCGACGGTAGTCAGGTGGCGCCGCTGCTGGTGCTGCAGATGGTTGTGCTGGCACCGATTCTGATGGGCGTGCTCGATGCTTCGGGAGAGGACGGACTCGATCTTCGTCGGCTCTTGCTGCAGCCGGTGATTAACCCCATCGTGCTGGGTTCCGCGTTAGGTGTGGTGTTCTCTGCGTTTTCGCTTCCGCAGCCGGCGTGGCTCATGCGCCCGCTGGAGCTCGTCGGTGGGGCAGCTGTGCCACTGATGCTGATCGCGTTCGGTATTTCTCTCGTGGGGCAGAAACCGCTCCAGCCGGGCACAAGGCGGCGCGACGTGCTGATCGCGACGGTGGCGAAAACAGTGGTGCTTCCCCTCGTCGTGTACGGGCTGGGGCGTTGGGTGTTTGGCCTCGACGCGCAGCACCTGTTCGCCGCGACGGTGCTCGCCACGCTCCCGACCGCGCAGAACATGTACCAGTACGCGCTGCGCTACGAGTCCGGGGAAGTGATCGCCCGCGACACCGTCGCCGTGACGACGGGGCTCTCTCTGCCGATCTCGCTCGCCGTTTCCGTGCTGTTGCGCCCTTGA
- a CDS encoding alpha/beta hydrolase, giving the protein MSSPWVADTLLPGYVSRTIALPDESTYALEPSGTLVATLVRRGEPTRRRAVLYIHGWSDYFFQAHLGDAFEALGIDFYAIDLRRYGRSLRNGQLAGYIPDMRDYWTELDEAVQHIRDDGHDVIDLCGHSTGGLIASLYADERPGTFATVLLNSPWIEIQSSPVVRYSLHPIMRSFSAVAPTTVLPMADNGFYLRSISADEDGEWEFDRHLKGDEAFWIRVGWVKAVLSGQTRVEKGLDIDAPILVLTSSRSVGGFVGGQWSDDYHHADGVLDVRRIAERSHYLGKHVTLVRLEGALHDIALSAQPVRRRAFDELQRFLSAYGAA; this is encoded by the coding sequence ATGAGTTCCCCCTGGGTGGCAGACACGCTGCTACCCGGATATGTCTCACGCACCATCGCGTTGCCCGACGAGAGCACCTACGCCCTCGAGCCGTCGGGCACACTGGTTGCAACACTTGTCCGACGAGGCGAGCCGACGCGTCGGCGTGCGGTGCTGTACATCCACGGTTGGTCTGACTACTTCTTCCAGGCGCACCTGGGGGATGCCTTCGAGGCGCTCGGCATCGACTTCTACGCCATCGACCTACGTCGCTACGGGCGCTCCCTGCGCAACGGACAGCTCGCCGGGTACATCCCCGACATGCGCGATTACTGGACGGAACTCGACGAGGCTGTGCAGCACATCCGCGACGACGGCCACGACGTGATCGATTTGTGCGGCCACTCCACCGGTGGGCTGATCGCGTCGTTGTATGCCGACGAGCGTCCCGGCACGTTCGCGACTGTGTTGCTGAACTCTCCTTGGATTGAGATTCAAAGCTCGCCGGTCGTGCGCTACTCACTCCACCCGATCATGCGCAGCTTTTCTGCGGTCGCACCCACCACGGTGCTCCCCATGGCTGACAACGGTTTCTATCTGCGCTCCATCAGCGCCGACGAGGACGGCGAGTGGGAGTTCGACCGGCACCTGAAGGGCGACGAAGCGTTTTGGATTCGCGTCGGCTGGGTGAAGGCTGTGTTGTCCGGCCAAACGCGCGTAGAGAAGGGGCTCGACATCGACGCCCCTATCCTCGTGCTCACCTCTAGCCGCAGCGTGGGTGGCTTCGTCGGGGGCCAATGGAGTGACGACTATCATCACGCCGACGGTGTGCTCGACGTCCGCCGCATCGCCGAGCGGTCGCACTACCTCGGCAAGCATGTCACCTTGGTGCGTCTCGAAGGCGCCCTCCACGACATCGCCTTGTCGGCTCAGCCAGTGCGCCGCCGCGCGTTCGACGAGTTGCAGCGCTTCCTGAGCGCATACGGGGCCGCATGA
- a CDS encoding DUF222 domain-containing protein, giving the protein MGDQAALSFAAMVHARRSAHAAEIAEVVALLEASDAYAIDDDPQLPEPLRVKRVSSGRDGVLGPTEAFLLEAAAATGMSFGGMRERTSQALSVRVRHPRAWQLFISGGVQWWVVRKIEEACQELSLEAALEVDRRASHRVSMHPVWSVLDQLSRWVMEADPDKAHRKAALSKKGRFVHVGRFEDDHVGLFGRVDAADGVLFDQALDQIAATLPAPEVPEELEPEERAWFIRGQRRAAAFGVFARQAIGQDSLMDVEMVVHVPAEPASADGHPQEAGAPLGSVAYVEGWGNMLTTTLPEFLKGANVTVRPVLDPNMIPSPSGKEPTADQRRALMVRNPRSVFPFATTKAKDCDVDHTVNFCPTGGDGVTSMANIGPLDRRAHRAKTAGYWRLTQPEPGVFHWVSPLGYEYEVTGQGSVMTRLPDVPVAPIAEVPPQPPPEYEPPPDFVRAA; this is encoded by the coding sequence ATGGGTGATCAGGCGGCGTTGTCATTCGCGGCTATGGTGCATGCTCGGCGATCTGCGCACGCGGCAGAGATCGCCGAGGTCGTGGCGCTGTTAGAAGCTTCCGACGCCTACGCCATCGACGACGACCCCCAGCTCCCCGAACCCCTGCGCGTGAAGCGGGTGAGCTCTGGCCGTGATGGCGTGCTCGGCCCCACCGAAGCCTTCCTCTTGGAAGCCGCCGCAGCGACGGGCATGAGCTTCGGGGGAATGCGGGAGCGCACGTCGCAGGCACTCAGCGTCCGGGTTCGGCATCCCAGGGCGTGGCAGCTGTTCATCTCAGGCGGCGTCCAGTGGTGGGTGGTCCGCAAAATCGAAGAGGCCTGCCAAGAGCTGTCGCTTGAAGCGGCGCTGGAAGTAGATCGCCGGGCCTCACACCGGGTGAGCATGCACCCGGTGTGGAGCGTGCTGGATCAGCTCTCTCGTTGGGTGATGGAAGCAGATCCCGACAAAGCACACCGCAAGGCAGCCCTGTCCAAAAAAGGCCGGTTCGTGCACGTCGGGCGTTTTGAAGACGATCACGTGGGGTTGTTCGGGCGCGTCGATGCCGCGGATGGGGTGCTGTTCGACCAAGCGTTAGACCAGATTGCCGCCACACTGCCGGCGCCTGAAGTCCCGGAAGAGCTCGAGCCCGAGGAGCGGGCATGGTTTATTCGTGGGCAACGGCGCGCGGCTGCGTTCGGGGTGTTTGCCCGCCAAGCTATTGGTCAAGACAGCCTGATGGACGTCGAGATGGTGGTCCATGTTCCCGCTGAGCCTGCTTCGGCGGACGGCCACCCCCAGGAGGCCGGAGCCCCGCTGGGCTCGGTGGCGTACGTGGAAGGCTGGGGCAACATGCTCACCACCACACTGCCTGAATTCTTGAAGGGGGCGAACGTCACGGTTCGGCCAGTGCTTGACCCGAACATGATCCCCAGCCCGAGTGGAAAAGAACCAACCGCCGATCAGCGACGAGCCCTCATGGTGCGGAACCCCCGTTCGGTGTTCCCGTTTGCCACCACGAAGGCAAAGGACTGCGACGTCGACCACACGGTGAACTTCTGCCCAACTGGCGGGGATGGGGTCACGTCGATGGCGAACATAGGCCCTCTCGACCGAAGAGCGCACCGGGCAAAGACGGCCGGTTACTGGCGGCTGACTCAACCCGAGCCTGGGGTGTTCCACTGGGTGTCGCCGCTGGGGTACGAATATGAGGTCACTGGGCAAGGCAGCGTCATGACACGCCTGCCCGACGTACCGGTTGCACCCATCGCAGAGGTGCCGCCTCAGCCGCCTCCCGAGTACGAGCCGCCTCCAGATTTCGTGCGAGCTGCATAG
- a CDS encoding NADP-dependent isocitrate dehydrogenase translates to MAKIIYTLTDEAPLLATYSFLPIVKAFAAQAGVDVDTRDISVASRILCQFTDEHDALTELGELAQQPEANIIKLPNISASVPQLKAAIAELQAQGHDVPNYPEDPQTDEEREIRAKYDKVKGSAVNPVLREGNSDRRAPESVKMYARNNPHRMGEWSKDSKTSVATMSGGDFRSNEQSVVLPSDDVLTIKHVAADGTETILKSDLKVLADEIVDGTVMSAKALDAFLLEQVAKAKEQGVLFSTHLKATMMKVSDPILFVHVIRAYFADVFAKYGDQLAAAGLSANDGLGSIFAGLEQLEGGAEIRAAFDEAMANGPALAMVNSDKGITNLHVPSDVIVDASMPAMIRTSGHMWGADGEEHDTLAVLPDSSYAGVYQAVIEDCQANGAFDPTTMGTVPNVGLMAQKAEEYGSHDKTFEIASDGRVEVVNAAGDVLLSHDVEAGDIWRACQTKDLPLQDWVKLAVTRARATGWPAVFWLDDARAHDRNVKEKVERYLQDHDTDGLDIRIMSPVEATKFSVERIRRGENTISVTGNVLRDYLTDLFPILELGTSAKMLSIVPLMAGGGLFETGAGGSAPKHVQQLVEENYLRWDSLGEFLALAASLEQFGQANDNAGARVLAKALDAANTSFLLNDKSPTRRLGGIDNRGSHYWLARYWAEELAKQTDDPALAEKFAPVAKALVDGETQIIDELVGVQGNPADIGGYYRPDPDKAAQVMRPSTTMNAVIDAL, encoded by the coding sequence ATGGCCAAGATCATTTACACCCTCACCGACGAGGCGCCGTTGCTCGCCACGTACTCCTTCCTTCCTATTGTGAAGGCGTTCGCCGCGCAGGCTGGCGTCGATGTCGACACGCGTGACATCTCGGTCGCTTCTCGCATTCTGTGCCAGTTCACCGACGAGCACGATGCGCTGACCGAGCTGGGAGAGCTGGCCCAGCAGCCCGAGGCAAACATCATCAAGCTTCCTAACATCTCCGCGTCGGTGCCGCAGCTGAAGGCCGCGATCGCTGAGCTGCAGGCGCAGGGCCACGACGTTCCCAACTATCCCGAGGACCCGCAGACCGATGAGGAGCGCGAGATTCGCGCCAAGTACGACAAGGTCAAGGGCTCCGCGGTGAACCCTGTGCTGCGCGAGGGCAACTCGGACCGCCGTGCACCCGAATCGGTGAAGATGTACGCCCGCAACAACCCACACCGCATGGGTGAGTGGAGCAAGGATTCGAAGACTTCCGTCGCCACCATGTCCGGCGGGGATTTCCGCTCGAATGAGCAGTCCGTCGTGCTTCCTTCCGACGACGTTCTCACCATCAAGCACGTGGCCGCCGACGGCACCGAGACCATCCTGAAGAGCGACCTCAAGGTGCTCGCCGACGAGATCGTCGACGGCACGGTGATGAGCGCGAAGGCACTCGACGCGTTCTTGCTGGAGCAGGTTGCCAAGGCGAAGGAGCAGGGCGTCCTGTTCTCGACCCACCTCAAGGCCACCATGATGAAGGTCTCCGACCCGATCCTCTTCGTCCACGTGATCCGCGCCTACTTCGCCGATGTCTTCGCCAAGTACGGCGACCAGCTGGCCGCAGCCGGGCTGAGCGCCAACGACGGGCTCGGCTCGATCTTCGCTGGTCTCGAGCAGCTCGAAGGTGGGGCCGAGATCCGCGCCGCCTTCGACGAGGCGATGGCGAACGGCCCCGCACTGGCGATGGTGAACTCTGACAAGGGCATCACCAACCTGCATGTGCCCTCCGACGTGATCGTCGACGCCTCGATGCCGGCGATGATCCGCACCTCGGGCCACATGTGGGGCGCCGACGGCGAGGAGCACGACACCCTGGCTGTGCTGCCCGATTCCTCATACGCCGGCGTGTACCAGGCAGTGATTGAGGACTGCCAGGCCAACGGCGCGTTCGACCCGACGACGATGGGCACCGTCCCGAACGTCGGGCTTATGGCGCAGAAGGCTGAGGAGTACGGCTCACACGACAAGACCTTCGAGATCGCCTCGGACGGCCGCGTCGAAGTGGTGAACGCCGCCGGAGACGTGCTGCTCTCGCACGATGTCGAGGCCGGCGACATCTGGCGCGCCTGCCAGACGAAGGACCTCCCGCTGCAGGACTGGGTGAAGCTCGCCGTCACCCGCGCTCGCGCTACCGGATGGCCGGCCGTCTTCTGGCTCGACGACGCCCGCGCTCACGACCGCAACGTCAAGGAGAAGGTGGAGCGCTACCTCCAAGACCACGACACCGACGGGCTCGACATCCGCATCATGTCGCCGGTCGAAGCGACGAAGTTCTCCGTCGAGCGCATCCGTCGCGGCGAAAACACCATCAGCGTCACCGGCAACGTGCTGCGCGACTACCTGACCGATCTCTTCCCCATCCTCGAGCTCGGCACCTCGGCCAAGATGCTCTCCATCGTCCCGCTCATGGCCGGTGGCGGCCTGTTCGAGACCGGCGCCGGCGGCTCTGCGCCAAAGCACGTGCAGCAGCTCGTCGAGGAGAACTACCTCCGTTGGGATTCGCTGGGCGAGTTCCTGGCGCTGGCCGCGTCGCTCGAGCAGTTCGGCCAGGCCAACGACAACGCGGGTGCCCGCGTGCTCGCGAAGGCACTCGACGCCGCGAACACGTCGTTCCTGCTCAATGACAAGTCGCCGACGCGTCGCCTCGGCGGCATCGACAACCGCGGCTCGCACTACTGGCTCGCCCGGTACTGGGCCGAGGAGCTCGCGAAGCAAACCGACGACCCGGCCCTCGCCGAGAAGTTCGCACCCGTAGCGAAGGCGCTCGTCGACGGCGAGACGCAGATCATCGACGAGCTCGTCGGCGTGCAAGGCAACCCGGCGGACATCGGCGGCTACTACCGCCCTGACCCCGACAAGGCGGCGCAGGTGATGCGTCCGTCCACGACAATGAACGCCGTCATCGACGCGCTCTGA
- a CDS encoding DUF3800 domain-containing protein, with the protein MKNILDTVYFAPSHESRLLQAADLVSYAHFRARMTPETSRSYAAGQQAWEIVKDLCDCYFWTP; encoded by the coding sequence TTGAAGAACATCCTTGACACGGTGTACTTCGCTCCATCCCACGAAAGCCGCCTCCTTCAAGCCGCCGATCTTGTCTCGTACGCCCACTTCCGCGCGCGGATGACACCCGAAACATCTAGGAGCTACGCGGCGGGGCAGCAGGCCTGGGAGATTGTGAAGGACCTGTGTGATTGCTACTTCTGGACTCCCTAG
- a CDS encoding helix-turn-helix transcriptional regulator, with protein sequence MAINSEVVVDNHATEAYAHLFQALAEPARLAILQHLASGEHRVRDLVEHMELAQSTVSKHISFLTECGLLTARPEGRATWYALAEPALLKILVAAAEQMLNSTGHAAQLCSHLHSSADDDSAPTRS encoded by the coding sequence ATGGCGATTAATAGTGAGGTGGTCGTCGACAACCACGCGACCGAGGCCTACGCGCACCTGTTTCAGGCGCTCGCCGAGCCTGCCCGGCTGGCGATCCTGCAGCACCTCGCATCCGGCGAGCACCGGGTGCGTGACCTCGTCGAGCACATGGAGCTCGCGCAGTCCACAGTGAGCAAGCACATCTCATTTCTCACGGAATGCGGCCTGCTCACAGCACGCCCTGAGGGGCGCGCCACCTGGTACGCACTCGCAGAGCCTGCACTGCTGAAGATCCTCGTCGCAGCCGCCGAACAGATGCTCAACTCCACAGGCCACGCCGCCCAGCTGTGCAGCCACCTGCACAGTTCCGCAGACGACGATTCCGCCCCCACGAGGAGCTGA